The genomic DNA GTCCCAACCCCAGTAGATGAACAGGCAGAGCAGGACGCCTTCGATGAACTCGGAGAAACCGAGATTGAGGGGGTTCAGCCAGGACCATTCGGGCGTGAGTGACTCCGAGGACCCGTTGCCCGAGTAGAGCGCCCAGAATGCGGCCCCGGCGAGCAGCGCCAGTGCGATGTACTGCAGGATCACCAGCACGGTCTGCATCCACTCGGCGATCTGGATGCCCCGGACCGCCAGGAACGTCATGGCGATGATGAAGACCGATCCGACGATGGCGATCGCGACACGGCTGTCGGCGAGGTCCTGGTTGCCGATGATCTCGAAGAAGTACTGACCGGTCACCTCAGCCGCGTTGCCCAGGAAGATGATGCCGGTGACGACGATGGCCCAGCCCCCCATCCATCCCGTGTGCGGGCCGAACGCCTTGGTAGCCCACGTGAACGTGGTTCCGCAGTCCGGTACGACGGTATTGAGCTCGCGGTAGGCATAGGCCACGAAGAGCATCGGAATGAAGGCGACTAGCATGCAGGCCGCGGATTGCACACCGGCGACTGCCGCCACCAGGCCGATGGTGGCCGCCAAGGAGAACACCGGAGCCGTGGAGGACAGGCCCATCATCGTGGCGCCGAACAAGCCGATCGTGCCGGCACGCAGGCCTTTGGCCTGGACCTCTTCACTCTCCTCGACGTGCACGTGCGAAGCGTGCCACAACTCGGCCTCTCGTCTCAGGTCGAACGCTGCGACGTCACACCATGATTGGATACCGTGCCTCGTGGCCAAGAAGAACAAGAAGAACAAGCCGACCTATCTGGCTGTGTTCCGACCCGCCCAGCACACGCTGGTCATCACCCGTGGAACACCGGGCCCCGAGGGCATCGAAGAGGTCGACTACCAGACCATTGCCACTGACATTCCCGAGGTCGCCGACGTCCAGACCTTCGTGCGCGACGCGCTGATCCTCGTTCGCGATGCGGGGTGGGCTTTCCCTCGCCATCGCGTGTGGGTCCCGCGCACCGTCGTCCGCAAGAACGGTGAGGACACCGAATGGGTGTGGAGCGTCAAGCGCGCCCGCTTCGACGTCAAGCTGCGCATGACCAAGCGGGATTTCGAGGACATGATCCTCGAGGCGTTCGACAGTGACATCGTGTCCGAGCAACCCGATCGTTTCGTCGGCAGTGGTGTCGAGAAACTCGATCCGGACCTCACGACCTTGTATGTGACACGCGGTCGCGCAGAAGGCCTGCTCGCGAAGAACTACCTGCGCTCGAACGGTTGGGAGGTCGTCGAGGTGTGGGACACGACCGTCGCGCACCCCGACCGGCCGTGGTCGGAACCGGGTCCGGTGCTCCTGACCGACCGTCCCTGGCGCCCTGAAGTCACGGTGGACGACCTCAAGGCGGCGACGCATGCCGATCCGCACCACATCCAGCACGAAGCGAGCCAGCACGAAGCGATCCAGCACGAAGCGATCCAGCACGAGACCCAGCACGAACACCCGACCGGCACCGACACCGAGTCGGAGCCGCACAAAGCAGAGCCTGGCCCGCAAGCCCCTGAGTCTGAGTAGCTCGGACCGACCGGTAGGTCATCAGGGGTCGGTAGGTCATCGGGGGTTAGGAACCCCGGGCGGCCAGCGCACGTTCGCGGATAGCGGTGATGTCCTCGTCAGTGAACACCCCGTTCACGCCTGAGATGGTCGCCAACCGCATCCCGTGCTTCAGTCCGAGGCGGTAGATCTCCTTGACCTTCTCCCACTCGATATTGCGTCCGACGGTGAAGTTCTCGTAGCGGCCTTCGAGAGCCAGGACGATGGTCTCGGCCAGACAGGCGTAGGCGACACCGGGGGGCAGTCCGATGTTGCGCATCTTGACGTCTCCGGGCAACTGGATCTCTCCGGACTCGACGACCAGCACATCGGGGCGTTTGGCCACATCCTCCGCGGACAGGTCCAACGGCCGAGCGACGTCGGTGATGACACACCCGGGCTTCACTTTCAAGATGTCCAGAACACGTTTGCCCGCCCCCGATGTCGCCGTCACGATCACGTCCATGTCGGGCAGTGCGGCGTCGGGAGTAGCGGCGACCTGGACGACGGCGCGCGGGTCCTCACGTTCGATGTCGTCCTTCAGCGCGAGGAGTTTCCCGGACTCTGGGGACACGAGCCACAACTCGTCGGTGGCCATGGCCAGCAGTCGCGCGCAGACGGAACCGATCGCTCCGGTTGCGCCGACCACCATGGCCTTGCCGCGCAGTCTGCCCTGGTCGTCGACCTCGGCGATCCCCAACCGTGAGACCGCGTCATGAGCCGCCCACAGCGCTCCTGAAGCGCTGTAACTGTTGCCGGTGGTGATGGGCAGCGGAGCACGCTTGGCCACGGTGACGCCGGCGTCGCCCACGACTTTGGTGAACGCTCCGAGCCCCATGATCTGAGCGCCCAACTTCTTCGCCATGTCCGCCGCGGCCAGCAGACGTCGGTAGGTGAATTCGGGGCTGTGCGCCATGAGTTCTTTCGGAGTGCCGCCGACGGTGATCAACCAGCCTTCGGCTTCATCGCCGGTCGCTGACTTGATCCCGGTGACGTGGCTATAGACGAACGGCGGAGCGTAGGCCATCGCTTTCTCGACGGTGTCCATTACGAAGTCCGGTGCGACTTTGGACATGGTGCCGAGTGGCTCGACTTGGCGGAAGTACTCCTGGGACAGCGGATGGATGACGAAGGCGAATCGACTGCGCCGACCCGCCCCATCCGGCTGGAGCACGCGCGGGACCACACCGGAGGACACGATCATGTCCAACAGGTCGTCGTTGGTCAGTTCCACCGTGTCGGTGGCGGCAAGCATCATGGCTTCGAGGACGGCTTCGTTGACGGTCACGTCGAAGGGTTGCGGGACGTCGTCCAAGACGATCGACACACCGCGCGATTGGAGATCCGCCAGTCGTTCGTCGGAGATGGCCGAAGAGATCAACGTCTTGCCGGCGAGTTCCTCGAGACCGAACGCGTCCAGTTCGTCGAATGTCGCGACCAGCACATCCGCGTCGCGCACCGAACTCGACAGAAGAGCGTGATTCAGGAGATCGCCAGGGCGGGTGAGAGGTTCCATGATCACGCCCGGGAGCACTCGGGTCGGCCAACCGGCGATGCCGGCGAACCGGTCGAGCGCCGCGGGGACAGAGTCGAGCAGAGAAGCGATCCCATAGCGCAGCAGTGGGTCGGCGAAGGTCAGGTTGCTCGTGTATTCGTTGAGTACTTTCGCGGTGCGGTAGTGGTTCATTCCCCCGAAGACCACCACGCGGGCGTTGGTGAACAGACCGGTCAGGTCAGCCTGTGCGTTACGGACGGTCCACTCCTGCAACACGTCGCGCAGTGAGTGGCCGTTGGTGGCGGGGATCTCCTCGGCGGCATCCATGATGCGTTGCACAGCATCGAGATCACCGTCGTAGCGCCCGGCCGTGCGGGCGTCGCGAATCCCCGAGACGGCGATCGCGTGTGACCGCGCCGACCAGTCGCGGGCCACTTCGATGGCTCGCACGACGTCGCCGTCAGTGCCGATCCGCACCAGCCGGAAACGGCGTTCCAGCCACTCGACCTCCGCGTCATAGTCCCGTTCCTCGGGACCGAGGCTCACGTTGACGATGGTCAGTAGTTCGGTGTCGCGAGGTCCGGTCATGGTTCGTGTCACTCCGAGTTCGGCGGTTCCCCTGTCCTTGCCCCCCACGCTACTGGCACGAGTGGGCATGTGGCATGGCCGTACGGGTAGGGTCCGAGCCGTGCGGATCTTCATCTGGCACGGCTACCTGCTCACGGGAACCGGTTCCAACGAATACACCCAGGCACTGGCCCGCACCCTGGGCCGGTCTGGGCACGATGTCACGGTCTTCTGCCAAGATCCCGATGCCGACTCGCTCGACCTTGCCGGCGCGACCGTGGTCCGTCCCGAACTCCCCGGCCCCCTGCCGGTGTTCGTGCTCGACCGATACGACCGCGCCACCCCTGCTCTGCTGCCCGACTTACCTCAGTCGGTGCTCGACGACTACGTAGCCTCGAATGCCGAAGTGGTCGCCGCCGCTGGGCCGGCCGATCTGCTGATCACCAACCACGTGCTGCTGGGTGGCCCGGTAGGCGCAGCCACAGGGCTGCCCTTCGTGGTCAAGGCTCACGGTTCCGAACTCGAATACGCCATGCGCGGCAATGAGCGGTTGTGTCGGTGGGCGCAGCGCTCGCTGGACACCGCGCGGGGAGTCATCGCGGGCTCCCAGCACATCGAGCGGGTCGTCGAGGAGCTCGTGGGAATCGACCCGCGCGAGATCCACGTGATTCCGCCCGGAGTGAATACCGACACGATGCGGCCCCGACCGCGGGCGCAGGCGCTGGCCGGGTTGCTCGCCGAGGCGCGGGCCGATCCTTCGAATGACGGAAACGAGCGATTGCCCGACAGCGGCAACGCCGCGCGTCTTGAACGGTTCTTCGCCGATCCCGACCGTCCGATGGTCCTGTACGTGGGGAAGCTCAGCGCAGAGAAGGGCGTACCGCTGCTCATGGACGCGGTGCGCGAACTGGACGTGGCCGCCGTCATCGTGGGCTTCGGACCGGCTCGGGTACCGCTGGAGGCAGTCGCCGGCCCCGACGTCTTGTTCACCGGACCGCTCCAGCACCGGCACCTCAGGTATCTGTGGCCGCTGGCGACCACGAGCGTGGTGCCCTCGATCTTTCCCGAGGCGTTCGGCATGGTGGCGGCCGAGGCTGCGTCCTGTGGTTGTCCACCGTTGGTGGCCGACCACAGTGGGCTCGCCGAGATCGCCCAAGGGCTGCGGACCTACTATCCGGCCCAGCTCGCCGGGCTCACCAGTTTCCCCACCGGGGATGAATCAGCGCTGCGCGGGCGTTTGCGCAGTCTGGTGGATCTGGACGCCGACGACCGGGAACTGATATCGCAGGCGGCGCGCACAGCTGCGGTCGAGTTGTGGGGATGGGACAGCGTGGCTGAGCGAATCCTCGCGATCGGGCAGTCCGGCTGAGCTCCGATCGACCCATCCTCCGGCTGCGAGCCTTCACCCGGCGATCACCCCCCACGGGCGGCTACCGTTTCCGGCATGGATCGACTGACCCCGCTCGATGACCTCTTCGTCTCGCTGGAGCGCGACGAGCTCCCCATGCACATCGGTTCACTGCTGATTTTCGACGGCCCGGCCCCGGACTACGACGATCTGCTGGCGTCGATGGCGGGCCGGATCCACCGCATCCCGCGCTACCGCCAGCGCCTCCGTGAGGTGCCGTTGAGTCTGGGACTCCCCGTGTGGCAGGACGACCCCCACTTCACCTTGGCCTATCACGTCCGGCATACCGCAGTACCTCCGCCAGGCGGTCACGTCGAACTGCGCACTCTGGCCGGGCGGCTGCTGTCGCAGCGACTCGACGTGTCACGTCCGCTGTGGGAGATGTGGCTGATCGAGGGGTTGGCGGACGGCCAGTTCGCCGTGCTCAACAAGGTCCATCACGCCATGATCGACGGGTTGTCCGGTGCCGACCTCACCGAGGTTCTGCTGGACGCCGATCCCGACGCCGCGATCGAGGACCCACAACCGTGGACACCGCGGCCAGAGGCGTCGGCGATCTCCATGATGACCACCGGCGTGATGGACAGCGTCCGCGATCCCGTTCGTACCGCTCGTACCCTGGCGGACGGCCTCCAGCAGCGGCCGAAGGACTTCGCCCGCTCGGCAACCGCTGCCGTCGTGGGCACCGTCAAGTTCGGGCAGGAGCTGGCGCACACCGAGGATCAGTTGATCGGCCGCCCCGGGCCACATCGTCGCTGGGACTGGGCCGTCGGTGATCTGGGCGAGGTGAAGCGGATCAAAAACTCGTTGGGGGGCACAGTCAACGACGTGATCCTTACCGCCGTGACCGGTGGTTTTCGCAAGTTC from Candidatus Nanopelagicales bacterium includes the following:
- a CDS encoding glycosyltransferase family 4 protein, whose product is MVRVTPSSAVPLSLPPTLLARVGMWHGRTGRVRAVRIFIWHGYLLTGTGSNEYTQALARTLGRSGHDVTVFCQDPDADSLDLAGATVVRPELPGPLPVFVLDRYDRATPALLPDLPQSVLDDYVASNAEVVAAAGPADLLITNHVLLGGPVGAATGLPFVVKAHGSELEYAMRGNERLCRWAQRSLDTARGVIAGSQHIERVVEELVGIDPREIHVIPPGVNTDTMRPRPRAQALAGLLAEARADPSNDGNERLPDSGNAARLERFFADPDRPMVLYVGKLSAEKGVPLLMDAVRELDVAAVIVGFGPARVPLEAVAGPDVLFTGPLQHRHLRYLWPLATTSVVPSIFPEAFGMVAAEAASCGCPPLVADHSGLAEIAQGLRTYYPAQLAGLTSFPTGDESALRGRLRSLVDLDADDRELISQAARTAAVELWGWDSVAERILAIGQSG
- a CDS encoding wax ester/triacylglycerol synthase family O-acyltransferase, which codes for MDRLTPLDDLFVSLERDELPMHIGSLLIFDGPAPDYDDLLASMAGRIHRIPRYRQRLREVPLSLGLPVWQDDPHFTLAYHVRHTAVPPPGGHVELRTLAGRLLSQRLDVSRPLWEMWLIEGLADGQFAVLNKVHHAMIDGLSGADLTEVLLDADPDAAIEDPQPWTPRPEASAISMMTTGVMDSVRDPVRTARTLADGLQQRPKDFARSATAAVVGTVKFGQELAHTEDQLIGRPGPHRRWDWAVGDLGEVKRIKNSLGGTVNDVILTAVTGGFRKFLVNRGVELTEEDTVRTMVPVSTRPSEGQSGGNAVAALFADLPVGIADAGDCLEAMKDQMSEVKSSGMLEGTDALVGGAIFIPPLLWAAAGRIASRAPQPSVATITTNVPGPQQELYMLGRPLLTILPYVPLGMNQLVTVAIFSYNGGITCGITADYDRVPDVDVLARGIESSLAELSALA